TCACCAAAGCGATGCTCGGCATATAGCGGATATATCTTGCGCGCGCAAAGTGCATGCGTGTAGCGTAACAAAACGAGAGGCATATTTATGGAAAACGGAATACACACGATAGCCGTCTGGGGGGATTCGATATTAAAAGGAGCGGTCACCGGCTACAGCGAAAGCCGCTTCGACGTCCTTGAAGAAGAAAACAGTCTCGCCCTCGCTCAAAAAGAACTCAAGTTTATGCTTATCAATAAAAGCGTGTTCGGCAACGTCATCAATAAAGCGCTTCGTACGCTCAAGCGCGATATGGAACGGGGCTTACGCTGCGATGTCGGCATCGTCGAAAGCGGCGGCAACGACTGCGATTACGATTGGACACCGATAAGCGAAAATCCCGCTTCTCCGCACAAACCTCGAAACCCGCTCCCGGACTTTTTGCGTATGCTCGACGAAGCGGTCGAAACGCTCCGCGCGCATAAGATCACCCCGCTTTTGATGACGATGCCGCCGCTCGTTATCGACAACTGGTATAAGACGATCACATCGGGACAAAACAAACAAAATATCGACAGATTTCTCGACGGCGATATATTCAGATTGTACAGAACTCACGAACTCTATTCGCTTTCGATCGAAAAATACGCCTTCACTCACGGTGTCCAATTTGTCGATATGCGCATGGCGCTCCTCAAAGCAAATGATTATCGCTCGCTCATGTGCGAAGACGGCATTCACCCGAACGCTTCGGGCTACGCGTATATGGCGGACGTGTGGATCCGGGAGCTTCCGCGGCTGCACAAAGAATTTTAAGCGGGTAAACGGTAAGGCGTACGCCGGAAGCGCCGCCGGTCTTTTACAGTACACGCTGTTTCCGGAAAATACGGTTCCGCCGCCTCTTGCAAGCCTCTTGATGTACGATAGGCAATATACGACAGGCGATATTGCCTATCCGCTTTCAT
This Treponema socranskii subsp. buccale DNA region includes the following protein-coding sequences:
- a CDS encoding SGNH/GDSL hydrolase family protein → MENGIHTIAVWGDSILKGAVTGYSESRFDVLEEENSLALAQKELKFMLINKSVFGNVINKALRTLKRDMERGLRCDVGIVESGGNDCDYDWTPISENPASPHKPRNPLPDFLRMLDEAVETLRAHKITPLLMTMPPLVIDNWYKTITSGQNKQNIDRFLDGDIFRLYRTHELYSLSIEKYAFTHGVQFVDMRMALLKANDYRSLMCEDGIHPNASGYAYMADVWIRELPRLHKEF